Sequence from the Chelonoidis abingdonii isolate Lonesome George chromosome 1, CheloAbing_2.0, whole genome shotgun sequence genome:
AGGCTGCTCTGAATCCAACAGCACACTGgtttccagttccttctccatgcTCCCCATTCATCCCTGGCTCCCACAACCTTTGAGATGCCCTATGCTCCCTGAAATTCTTCCTCTGCAAGGGCTGAAGTGCCTCTCATCATACCTGCCTCCTTGGCTGGGGGGTAATCAGTGACTGTGTTACTCACCGATGATAACATCTCACCCATAAGTGGAATATGCCAAGGCATCAATGTGCAGGAACCACTGGTAGCTGCCTGAAACAGTGGGCCACAGATGTTAAACCCAGGATGCTCTGGGACCATTTGTAGCCAGCTCTTCTAGCCATCAATAGCAAGGGTTGTACGAGATTTCATTGGCTAAAGTCATTATTTTTCTCACTTAAAACATTCATACATGCAGTGGGTCACAGGATTCCTCAGCCTCGTGAAATACTCACCTAGTGTAACATTTCAAAGGGGCAGTACTCACATGAGAATTTCTCCCCATAGGGGCTACATTTAACAGTCATGAATAGAAAAAAATGCCTCCCGTAAGCCCAGGTAAGAGTTTTCAGGAAAAATGCCTGCAGCTGACTCCTGGGGACATGTTcgtagattccaaagccagaagggaccaacgtgatcacctagtctgtataacacagaccgGAGAATTTCCGCAACATTTttgctagagcagatctttaagaGGAACATtgaaccttgatttaaaaattcacaGTGAAGAAGAATCCGTcaagacccttggtaaattgttccaggggttaattactctcaccctttaaaaaatgtacaccttatctCCAGTCAGAATTTCTTTatcttcatcttccagccacttGATACTGTTACACCTTCATATGCTAGGCTAAAAACTCTATTATTAAATATTGGTTCCCCGTGTAAGTACTTACAGATTGTTATTTAGTAAACTTAACcatctttgttaaactaaaaagACTGATGGTGAAACATTGACTGACTGATCTCATGGCATTGTATTTTCTGTAAGattctccatcctcctcctcctggatCCCAGAGATTTGCTTAGTTTCTATCTGTGCTTGCACTGTGAGCAGGGTTTCTCAGAGCTGTGTACCATGATGCCCAGGTCCCTGTCCTGAGTTCATACAGTTAAGTTAGAACCCCGTAAGCTGTTTGAGGAGTTCAAGATTTTCCCTCCAGTTATTGACATTGAAGTTCATCTGCCATCATGCTGCCCATTCACCTTGCTTTCTGAACTCCCTCTGAGGACTTCTCTGGATTTGACTATAACCTAAATAATCTTGAGCCATCTGCAAATACTGCCACTTCACCGCTTACCTCCCTTTCTAGATTGGTaataactataaaatatttaCCACAGTATTTGTTATAAAGTGTGTAACTCCACTCGTTGTGCTTCTCTCCTTTCACAGGCATCGTGAGCATTTCTGAGACCTCTCGATGCATCAACCACTTCATGGCAGGTTTCAACCTCACCCCCTCTGACCCTTCAACATTTATCCTAGTGGGCATCCCTGGCCTGGAAGCTGCCCACATCTGGATTTCCATCCCTTTCACTGTGTTCTACTTTATCAGCCTGTTGGGAAATTTCACAGTTCTGTTTGTTGTAGGCAAAGAGCAGACCCTGCACAAGCCGATGTacctgctgctctgcatgctggcgCTCACAGACATCGGCATGTCTACCTCTGTCGTGCCGAAGGCACTTTGTATATTTTGGTTCAATTTGAAAAGCATTACTGTGGGTGACTGCCTCACCCAGTCATTCCTCTTTCACATGGTTTCTGCTATTCAGTCGGCCGTCCTCGTCATAATGGCCTTCGATCGTTATGTTGCCATATGTAACCCTCTGAGATACAACACTATCCTCACCAATGCACGAATAGTTAAGCTAGGGCTAGTGGGTTTGACAAGAGCTGTTCTCGTCATGCTGCCCGGGCCCCTGCTCCTGATCAGGCAGCCATTCTGTGGCAACCACATTATCCCCCACACATATTGCGAGTACATGACTATGGTGAAGATGTCATGTGGGGACATCACATTCAACAGGACATATGGCGTGGTGATAGCATTTGTAGGCATCGGGTTAGACCTGACGCTCATTGCCCTGTCCTACGGTCTGATCATCAGGACCGTCATCAGAATGTCCTCCAAGAAAGACCACCAGAAAGCCCTCAAGACCTGCACAGCCCACATCTGTGTGATAGTGATTTCTTATACTTCCATCCTTTTCACCATTCTGATTAACTGGTTCAATCAGGGTGCTGTTCTCCATGTTCACATCATCTTGGCCAACCTCTATTTCCTTGTCCCCCTCATGCTCAACCCTATCATTTATGGGGTCAAAACCAAAGAATTTCGTGACATAGTGGGCAAATACATCTGGATAATCATCTGGGGCCACTGACTTTAAACCTGTGTGACAAGAGGGGGAAAAGATATCTTGTCATTAATCAAGGGTGCTCTGTACCAGTGAGTTTTCTACTATTAGTGTTGCTGAAGCATGCAGTTTTAAACCAGAAGAAATGACAGTTTGTGTGAGAAACACAGAAAATCTGGAACTAAAGAATGATTTCTAGGATTTCTTGATGCTCGGAGAGAGGGGATGCTGGCGCCATCTATCACAACATGAAGCAGTTCTTATAACCTCCCAGCTAATTGGGATGTTCTTTGGGAGGAATCCGAAAAGTTCTGTGAGCTGCATGATGTCCATTTAGCCAGGCACGAAGGAAGAGCACGCCTAGAAATGaactgtgaaaaacaaacaaacccttccTTGGTGTTAAGATGGTGCCAAATTGGTGTGGCCATGCTGAATGAATGCTGTGAGCACAACTTGACATGCCTTAAACATGACTGAAGAACTGCAGAGGATCCTAGGAGCAGGGTCCCCTTTAAGCAGAAGCAGACTTGATAAAGGACTAGAAAAGCCTGTCTGTGCGATCGATATTGAAACTAGTGGTTAGTAAAAATGGGCCCATGCAAAAGTAAAATCATAGagctattagggttggaaggtcTTCTAATCCAAACCCCTGTTCAAAggagggccaatccccaaatgaccttctcaaggattgaacttataaacctgggtttagcaggccaatactcaaagcACTGAGGTAGCCCTCCCTCCAAATAGCCCATCCATAATGTTCCAGCATGGAGTACAAGCCAACCTGTTTAAAGTGACACTATGGCAAGGACACCATGCAGAGAGCCAGAGTGAATGATTGACGAGTGAGTAAATATGAGTGGTCTTTGTTTggtaaccccgcccccccccacagccccttccaAAATACTAATCAGCTAAAATTAATAACTACGTGCCCGCTGGGCATGCTTTTCAGACATGTGACTTCTTTGAGGGAAAACAATTATAAGAATCAAGCAAAGTCAATTACTGTCCGAGAAGAGACaagggagaaaagggagagggGATTCCTTAACTGATACTTGAAGATGCTGCTAGACAGAGTAGCCAAAACTCTGCTCCGTGGGCTCAAAGTAGGACTGTGACCAGAAAGGTTTCCAGGCAACCAAGGCCTGGTCTTGAGGAAATCCAAGACAGACCAGAGGGCTGAGGAGACGGAATCTGGAGGGAAGAAGTCGTCCATAGACTTGGTAACCACCTTCTCAGTTTTCCAAGCAGGAACTGTGTGAGGCTAGCACAGGGGCAGTTTGTGGATGTTTGTGAAAAAGATGTTCGCTAAGAGGAAAGTGTCGCGCTTGTTGTATAGTTCTTTAATGTTTAACATCGGAGTTATGTGCTTAATGTAACCTTTTACCACTTGTTTAATTACTACTCTGATAAACTGCTGCGTATGCAAGTTAATGACTGTGGATCTCTTTCACTGGTAGGACAGTGCCGTGCTCCACTGGAAACCATTAAAAGATCCACGCAGGGGTGATAGCCCTGGGCCCAACACTTGGCTCTTCAGGTATGACAAGCACTCAGGCAATGTCAATACCGGCCAGATAAAAGTGAGAGGGCCATAGAAAAAGGGGGCAGACGGCTATATTTGCCTGTGTTTGACGCACTGTTTAGTAAATGTAATCACAGATTTTCATCCCAGTCAATGGACAAAGGTAAAAGTACAGATGCAGTGCTAAAGTGTGATTCAA
This genomic interval carries:
- the LOC116829816 gene encoding LOW QUALITY PROTEIN: olfactory receptor 52D1-like (The sequence of the model RefSeq protein was modified relative to this genomic sequence to represent the inferred CDS: substituted 1 base at 1 genomic stop codon); protein product: MAGFNLTPSDPSTFILVGIPGLEAAHIWISIPFTVFYFISLLGNFTVLFVVGKEQTLHKPMYLLLCMLALTDIGMSTSVVPKALCIFWFNLKSITVGDCLTQSFLFHMVSAIQSAVLVIMAFDRYVAICNPLRYNTILTNARIVKLGLVGLTRAVLVMLPGPLLLIRQPFCGNHIIPHTYCEYMTMVKMSCGDITFNRTYGVVIAFVGIGLDLTLIALSYGLIIRTVIRMSSKKDHQKALKTCTAHICVIVISYTSILFTILINWFNQGAVLHVHIILANLYFLVPLMLNPIIYGVKTKEFRDIVGKYIWQXKEPLIFAPQLVQSPSIF